GCCCAGCCTGTCGGCGAGCATCAGGGCCTCCGAAAGCGCCAGCGCGCTGGCGCACCACTCTGGGTCTGCGTCCATCGCCTCGAGCACGACCGTTCGCGCGTCGCTTTCGAGAAACCGCGCAAGCAGCGCCGTGGTGTCCAGTGCGATCGTCATCGACCGCGGATCTCCCGCACGAGCTGGTCGGTTCTCGTGCCGGCCCACATGGGCATCACGAAGTCCGGCGGTGGCCGGTCGTCGCGGCGTGCCGGCGAGATGAGACCCCTGGCGGCAATGTCCGCGATGGTGAGGTCGTTGTCGGTGGGTTCCACCGGTCCGAGCTGGGCGATCGGTTCACCGTCGATCGTCACGACGACTCGCTGGCCTGCCCCGGCGCGCCGAGTGGCTGCCGCCAGGTTGGCCCGTAGTTCCCGGATGCCCACCGATTCCATGCGGACGAGCGTAGCGCCCAACATGTACACATGAGTACACGTGTCGACGTGCGGCGTCGGACGGGCCGTGGTTGTATGACCGCCGACATCGATCAGATTTCCCAGGGGGACACACAATGAACTTCGCCTTCTCAGAGGAGCAGGAAGAGCTCCGCAACGTCGTCAAGAGCTTCCTCGACACGAAGTCCGACGAAGCCGCAGTCCGCGAGCTCATGGAGACCGAGGACGGTTACGACAACGACGTCTGGACCCAGATGGCAGAGCAGATGGGCCTGCAGGGCCTCGTGATTCCCGAGGAGTACGGCGGCTCCGGCTACAGCTTCGTCGAGCTCATCGTGGTGCTCGAGGAGATGGGCCGCCGCCTTCTGTGCGCCCCCTATTTCTCGACCGTCGTGCTCGCCGGCCAGACCCTGATCCACTCCGGCGACGACGACGCCAAGAAGAGCTACCTGCCCGGCATCGCCTCGGGTGAGACCATCGCCACGCTCGCCTACACCGAGTCCAACGGCCGGTGGGACGAGGAAGCGGTCACCATGACCGCATCGGGCGACGGCAAGCTCAACGGCGAGAAGCTCTACGTGCTCGACGGCCACATCGCGAACCTGATCATCGTGGCCGCCAGGTCCGACGCCGGCGTGAGCCTCTACGCGGTCGACGGCGACGCCGACGGCCTCACCCGCACGTCGCTCTCGACCATGGACCAGACCCGAAAGCAGGCCCGCCTCGAGTTCAGCGACGTGCAGGGCAAGCTCATAGGCACCGACGGCGCCGGCTGGGATGTGCTCTCCCAGGTGCTCGACCTCGCAGCGGTGGCGCTCGCCGCGGAGCAGGTTGGCGGCGCTCAGGAAGTGCTCGAGTCCGCCGTGCAGTACGCCAAGGACCGCGTGCAGTTCGGCCGCCCGATCGGATCGTTCCAGGCCATCAAGCACAAGTGTGCCGACATGCTGCTCGAGGTCGAGTCGGCCAAGTCCGCCGCCTACTACGCCGGCTGGTGTGCAGCCGAGCTCAACGACGAGCTGCCCTCTGTAGCGTCGCTCGCGAAGGCCTACTGCTCCGAGGCGTACTTCCACGCGGCGGCGGAGAACATCCAGATCCACGGTGGCATCGGCTTCACCTGGGAGCACCCCGCACACCTGTACTTCAAGCGTGCCAAGAGCTCCGAGCTGCTCTTCGGAGACCCCACCTACCACCGCGAGCTGCTGGCCCAGCGCATCGGAATCTGACAGTTCCTGCTGGCGGGCAACGCCCGCCCGACTGACCTGACAACAGATTGGTCAAGCGAAATCGCCGCTCAGTGTCTCCAAAATGGTGACGCCGGGCGGCGAATTCGGCAGTATCTGGGTTGTGTGGATCTGGATAGCTCTGCTCGTGCTCGGTGCCTTCGTGATCGCGGCCGCGTCGATCGGGTCGGTCACGGGCTCACTGTCCCAAAGGCCGCGTCGATCCGTGTACGACCTCGCCGAAGCAACGAACTTCGTGGCGGACCGGCTTCCGGACGAGTTGACGGCCCGGCTGTCCTACGACGACGTCGATGCTGTGCTCGGCGCGCACTGCGACTACCTCGCCGAGGCCGGCGTCGCGTCGGAGAAAGCGGTCGACGACATCGGTGAGAACCTCGTGGTGGTCGAAGACGACGAACCCGTCGCCTGGATCCTCGGCCGCCTCGAGCGGCTCGACGTCGAAATCGATGACACCGACGTGGTGGTCATCCTCGATGTGGAGCAGCAGTACTACGAGGCGATCGGAGTCATCGGACCCCGTGTCGATGGCGGCGACACGCCATCGTAGGATGTGCAGGTCCTGACCTGAG
This genomic interval from Actinomycetes bacterium contains the following:
- a CDS encoding acyl-CoA/acyl-ACP dehydrogenase, with amino-acid sequence MNFAFSEEQEELRNVVKSFLDTKSDEAAVRELMETEDGYDNDVWTQMAEQMGLQGLVIPEEYGGSGYSFVELIVVLEEMGRRLLCAPYFSTVVLAGQTLIHSGDDDAKKSYLPGIASGETIATLAYTESNGRWDEEAVTMTASGDGKLNGEKLYVLDGHIANLIIVAARSDAGVSLYAVDGDADGLTRTSLSTMDQTRKQARLEFSDVQGKLIGTDGAGWDVLSQVLDLAAVALAAEQVGGAQEVLESAVQYAKDRVQFGRPIGSFQAIKHKCADMLLEVESAKSAAYYAGWCAAELNDELPSVASLAKAYCSEAYFHAAAENIQIHGGIGFTWEHPAHLYFKRAKSSELLFGDPTYHRELLAQRIGI